The Papaver somniferum cultivar HN1 chromosome 3, ASM357369v1, whole genome shotgun sequence genome includes a region encoding these proteins:
- the LOC113359045 gene encoding uncharacterized protein LOC113359045 yields MVEGPAKPKQQFEGNTKNKSHEGPARKVRNDEDSRKPQEKQRVKFPKLNIGLGELFKKIKDSLPILEPLPAETRDKRDKNKYFSHHKDHGHNIDTCRALAAEVQKMIEEGKLQQYVKNSPAQVNTLANTLDLREIRVSHARVNTTSRKAQENATRLKLHHINDWRVSNKVDYASLIGTKTLEEGKTKISFSNADLAGVYQPHNDAIVILGLIGMYKVRRVLVDTGSSINVIFSGAYSSMNLSESQVEADDNPIIGFSGETMTAIGRINVPTMVGGRTVMQYFSLLDCRAPYNAILGRDWIHAMEAVTSTVHQCLKFITPAGVMKVRSDQVASHKCHESAMEEYRKSELKGSEILQVEKKL; encoded by the coding sequence ATGGTCGAGGGACCGGCGAAACCGAAACAACAATTTGAAGGTAATACCAAAAACAAGAGCCATGAAGGTCCAGCAAGGAAGGTGAGAAACGATGAAGATTCACGTAAGCCGCAAGAAAAGCAAAGAGTAAAGTTTCCCAAGCTGAATATTGGACTTGGGGAACTTTTTAAgaagattaaagactcgctgcCCATTCTAGAGCCCCTACCAGCGGAAACAAGGGATAAGAGAGATAAGAATAAGTATTTTTCTCATCACAAAGATCATGGGCACAATATAGATACTTGTCGTGCTCTTGCAGCGGAAGTCCAGAAAATGATTGAAGAAGGAAAGCTGCAACAGTATGTGAAGAATAGTCCGGCACAAGTCAACACACTGGCCAACACTCTAGATTTACGAGAGATTAGAGTGAGCCACGCAAGAGTTAACACAACTTCGAGAAAGGCTCAGGAGAATGCTACACGGTTGAAGTTACATCATATTAACGATTGGCGAGTATCAAACAAGGTCGATTATGCCAGTCTGATTGGTACGAAGACCTTGGAGGAGGGGAAGACTAAGATTTCTTTTTCGAACGCTGATCTTGCTGGAGTATATCAACCACATAATGATGCAATCGTGATTCTAGGTCTCATTGGGATGTATAAGGTACGTCGAGTTCTGGTTGATACTGGAAGTTCAATTAACGTCATATTCTCGGGAGCATACTCTTCAATGAATTTGAGCGAGAGTCAAGTTGAAGCAGATGATAACCCTATCATTGGATTCAGTGGAGAAACGATGACAGCAATAGGAAGGATTAATGTGCCTACGATGGTGGGAGGAAGGACGGTTATGCAATATTTCTCGTTGCTAGATTGCCGTGCACCCTACAACGCTATCTTAGGGCGTGATTGGATCCATGCAATGGAGGCGGTAACTTCCACTGTCCACCAGTGCTTGAAGTTCATTACTCCAGCAGGGGTGATGAAGGTTAGAAGCGACCAGGTGGCATCTCATAAATGTCACGAAAGCGCAATGGAGGAGTATAGAAAGTCAGAACTAAAGGGTTCAGAAATACTCCAGGTGGAAAAGAAATTGTAG